The following proteins are encoded in a genomic region of Ananas comosus cultivar F153 linkage group 25, ASM154086v1, whole genome shotgun sequence:
- the LOC109703711 gene encoding probable polygalacturonase At1g80170 → MTLDYISKIPLHTIEHSNANKWCPPSDASFKSEEGTAAIGYIARTNLCHVVFAAGRQIEATSVLEAEAKAMKEAIAEAHQHGLQRVCLESDSSLLIQCLRHVQSPPWPLRALVLGISSTMKKFAATQVLFVKREANMVADWLATRANLPQSSVFTNANRHPQLCRLYFVFKYLFDTCGGWIPQVGFDEAATIGLLFLLGVQLTLGKRIYNVLDFHARGDAKTDDTQAFLNAWEAACEDSAYSTLLVPSKKTFLLSRITFAGPCLNGIHFQLSGNIVAPIRKWTSEQTNLVTFININRLTVDGGGRIDGRGSVWWDCFAENTCDNRPNLLAFLGCDNLSVMGISLKDSPSKHMTFYQCRGVRVEGVTVTAPGESPNTDGILVAFSQHVQITSSTIGCGDDCIAVASGSSDVNISKITCGPGHGISIGSLGGGGEKAAVERIHVSYCNIFQTLTGLRIKTWQGGSGYAKAISFEHINISSVHIPIIIDQYYCPRENCPNKTGAVAISMVQFVDIHGTSSGEEAIKIACSKTVACKKLVFSNVALDWEGKTAPAKATGFNAHGRTIGRVVPPVPLLK, encoded by the exons ATGACTTTggattatatttctaaaatccCTTTGCACACTATTGAACACTCGAACGCCAACAAATGGTGTCCGCCATCAGATGCGTCATTCAAGTCTGAAGAAGGCACTGCCGCTATTGGTTATATAGCTCGTACTAATTTATGCCATGTTGTATTTGCTGCAGGTAGACAGATTGAGGCAACTTCAGTACTGGAAGCTGAGGCAAAAGCAATGAAGGAAGCTATTGCGGAGGCGCATCAACATGGACTTCAACGAGTATGTTTAGAAAGTGATTCCTCTCTTCTTATTCAGTGCTTGCGACATGTCCAATCACCTCCATGGCCTCTGAGAGCTCTTGTGCTTGGCATATCTAGCACCATGAAGAAGTTTGCTGCTACTCAAGTCCTTTTTGTTAAAAGGGAGGCAAATATGGTAGCCGATTGGCTGGCTACCAGAGCTAACTTGCCTCAATCTTCTGTATTTACTAATGCAAATCGACATCCACAGTTATGTCGCCTATATTTCG ttttcaaatatctATTTGATACTTGTGGTGGCTGGATTCCACAAGTTGGTTTTGATGAAGcag CAACTATTGGGTTGCTGTTCCTGTTGGGTGTTCAATTAACTCTTGGCAAGCGTATCTACAATGTGCTTGATTTTCATGCCAGAGGAGATGCCAAAACTGATGACACACAA GCATTCCTGAACGCGTGGGAAGCAGCGTGCGAAGATTCGGCATATTCGACCCTCCTCGTCCCCTCGAAAAAGACCTTCTTGTTGAGCAGAATAACTTTCGCGGGCCCATGCCTCAATGGCATTCACTTTCAG CTGAGTGGCAACATCGTCGCGCCAATTCGCAAATGGACATCAGAGCAGACCAACTTGGTGACATTCATCAACATCAATCGCTTGACGGTGGACGGGGGCGGTCGCATTGACGGTAGAGGCTCCGTCTGGTGGGATTGCTTTGCCGAAAAT ACGTGCGACAACCGCCCTAAC TTACTAGCATTTTTGGGCTGCGACAATCTTTCGGTGATGGGAATAAGCTTGAAGGACAGTCCGAGCAAGCATATGACGTTCTATCAGTGTCGCGGAGTACGCGTGGAGGGGGTCACCGTCACAGCGCCTGGCGAGAGCCCCAACACCGACGGCATACTCGTCGCCTTCTCCCAGCACGTGCAGATCACGTCGTCCACCATCGGTTGCG GGGATGATTGCATAGCCGTCGCATCTGGAAGCTCGGATGTGAACATCAGCAAGATCACTTGCGGGCCGGGACACGGCATTAG CATCGGAAGCCTTGGGGGAGGCGGCGAGAAAGCGGCGGTAGAGCGAATTCACGTCTCTTACTGTAATATTTTTCAGACTTTGACTGGTTTGAGAATCAAGACATGGCAG GGAGGATCTGGTTATGCAAAGGCGATTTCATTTGAGCACATTAACATCTCGTCTGTTCATATCCCCATTATTATTGATCAATACTACTGCCCTCGCGAAAATTGCCCAAATAAG ACGGGCGCAGTGGCAATAAGTATGGTGCAATTTGTGGACATACACGGGACATCGTCGGGTGAAGAGGCTATAAAGATCGCGTGCAGCAAAACCGTAGCTTGCAAAAAGCTCGTTTTCAGCAACGTGGCGCTTGATTGGGAGGGAAAAACAGCTCCGGCGAAAGCCACAGGATTCAATGCCCATGGTAGAACTATTGGAAGGGTCGTCCCCCCAGTTCCCCTCCTTAAATAA
- the LOC109728921 gene encoding outer envelope pore protein 21B, chloroplastic-like yields METSLRLGGDSKTLRIHAKEKLQLGPKTLLQAHGEIDTSIGAPSCLALIVRQFFPALLANVGVGVQLDKTDDLTYNFRGKKAFPITSSGLVGINVKGRLITDKEFRQLKKISAIELAWSIFNIQKDQDVRIKLGYNIFDKVPYFQIRENNWTLNTCMNGKWNVRYDL; encoded by the exons ATGGAGACCTCTCTCCGACTAGGGGGTGATTCCAAAACCCTAAGGATCCACGCGAAGGAGAAGCTCCAATTGGGCCCCAAAACCCTACTACAG GCTCATGGAGAAATAGATACTAGCATTGGGGCTCCAAGCTGTCTTGCTCTGATCGTTAGACAATTTTTTCCTGCG TTGTTGGCAAACGTTGGTGTTGGGGTTCAGCTTGATAAAACTGATGACTTGACCTACAACTTCCGAGGAAAGAAGGCATTCCCGATCACATCTAGTGGTCTAGTTGGAATCAATGTCAAAGGGAGGCTGATAACAGATAAAGAATTCAGACAG CTGAAGAAAATCAGTGCGATTGAATTGGCATGGAGCATATTCAATATCCAAAAGGACCAAGATGTGAGAATTAAGTTGGGCTACAATATATTTGACAAG GTACCATATTTCCAAATCAGGGAAAATAACTGGACCCTCAACACTTGCATGAATGGCAAGTGGAATGTAAGATATGATTTATGA
- the LOC109728941 gene encoding monosaccharide-sensing protein 2-like — translation MLGAVLVAIAASIGNMLQGWDNATIAVAVIYIKKEFKLESAPTIEGLIVAMSLIGATIITTFSGPVSDWVGRRYMLISSSILYFLSGLLMLWSPNVYVLLLGRLIDGFGIGLAVTLVPVYISETAPPEIRGQLNTFPQFSGSGGMFFSYIMVFFMTLAPIPNWRVILGVLFIPSVLYIVLTIFFLPESPRWLVSKGRMNEAKKVLQMLRGREDVSGELALLVEGLGISKDTTIEEYIIGPATDLHADQDPAAEKDKIKLYEPEEGLYWVAQPVGQSTLGSAVGLASRHGSIIDQIKDPIVTLFESVHEKLPDMGSTGSMTFPNFGSMFSIAEPLPKTEHSDEEHEHEEYSSESEGRNSDVDLEAPLISHRNGSTLSVRGHSSLLQANDGEVVNSTGIGGGWQLAWKWSERENEKGEIEGEFKRIYLHQEGPAPSQRGSVVSLTGTVVPENADYIHAAALVSQSALFTRELMNQHLAGPAMVHPSKTDSTGPRWRDLCEPAVKRALLAGVGIQILQQFSGINGVLYYTPQILEQAGVGVLLANMGLSSDSASILISGLTTLLMLPCICVAMRLMDVSGRKSLLVYTIPVLIASLFFLVLSTTINFGTLVNASISTVSVTLYICCFVMGFGPIPNIFCSEIFPTRVRGLCIAICSLTFWFGDIVVTYTLPVMLKSVGLAAVFGFFGVVCCVALAFVIIFVPETKGFPLEVIIEFFNVGAKMH, via the exons ATGTTAGGAGCTGTGTTGGTCGCGATTGCTGCTTCGATTGGTAATATGTTGCAGGGATGGGATAATGCTACAATTGCAG TTGCGGTTATCTACATCAAAAAGGAATTTAAGTTGGAGAGTGCACCCACAATCGAAGGATTAATCGTAGCAATGTCACTTATTGGTGCCACAATCATCACAACATTCTCTGGACCTGTATCAGACTGGGTCGGTAGGCGGTATATGTTAATTTCCTCATCTATCCTATACTTCTTGAGCGGCTTGCTTATGCTGTGGTCGCCTAATGTGTATGTTCTATTACTGGGAAGGCTAATCGATGGATTCGGAATTGGTTTAGCTGTCACCCTTGTTCCTGTATATATATCAGAGACGGCCCCACCAGAGATTAGGGGACAGCTGAACACCTTTCCACAGTTCAGTGGCTCTGGAGGGATGTTTTTCTCATATATAATGGTTTTCTTCATGACTTTAGCACCTATTCCAAATTGGAGAGTCATCCTGGGAGTTCTCTTCATCCCTTCTGTTCTATACATCGTTTTAACGATATTTTTCTTGCCTGAATCACCGCGGTGGCTTGTAAGTAAAGGGCGGATGAATGAGGCGAAAAAGGTTCTGCAAATGCTCCGAGGAAGGGAAGATGTCTCAG GAGAATTGGCTCTTCTTGTAGAAGGTTTAGGCATCAGCAAGGACACAACAATCGAGGAGTACATAATTGGCCCTGCTACCGATTTGCATGCTGACCAGGACCCAGCTGCTGAAAAGGACAAGATCAAGCTATATGAACCTGAAGAGGGTCTCTACTGGGTTGCTCAGCCTGTGGGTCAAAGCACCCTCGGAAGTGCCGTGGGCCTCGCATCCCGTCACGGAAGTATTATAGATCAAATAAAGGACCCCATCGTCACTCTGTTCGAGAGTGTCCACGAAAAGCTCCCTGATATGGGAAGCACAGGAAGTATGACCTTTCCTAATTTTGGTAGCATGTTTAGTATAGCAGAGCCGCTGCCGAAAACAGAGCATTCGGATGAGGAACATGAGCATGAAGAGTATTCCTCGGAATCTGAAGGGCGTAATTCTGATGTAGATCTTGAAGCCCCACTGATTTCTCACCGAAACGGTAGCACTTTAAGTGTAAGAGGGCATAGTAGCCTCTTGCAAGCAAATGATGGGGAGGTAGTAAATAGCACGGGAATAGGTGGTGGGTGGCAACTAGCTTGGAAATGGTCGGAAAGAGAGAATGAAAAAGGAGAAATTGAAGGGGAGTTCAAGAGAATCTACTTGCATCAGGAGGGCCCAGCTCCGTCACAGAGAGGTTCCGTTGTTTCACTTACGGGAACTGTGGTTCCTGAAAACGCTGATTATATACATGCTGCGGCATTGGTTAGCCAGTCTGCATTGTTTACCAGGGAGCTAATGAATCAGCACCTGGCGGGGCCCGCGATGGTTCACCCCTCCAAGACTGATAGTACTGGCCCTAGATGGAGAGATCTTTGTGAACCAGCGGTTAAGCGTGCATTGCTTGCTGGTGTTGGTATCCAAATTCTCCAGCAG TTCTCAGGCATCAACGGCGTTCTGTACTACACCCCTCAAATCCTTGAGCAAGCTGGTGTGGGAGTTCTTCTTGCGAACATGGGACTTAGTTCCGATTCAGCATCGATACTCATCAGCGGTCTCACTACCTTGCTGATGCTCCCCTGTATCTGTGTTGCAATGCGGCTTATGGATGTATCTGGGAGAAA GAGTCTTCTGGTGTACACGATCCCGGTCTTAATTGCATCGCTCTTCTTTTTGGTTCTCTCCACGACGATAAATTTCGGCACTCTGGTCAATGCATCAATCTCCACTGTAAGTGTGACCCTTTACATCTGCTGCTTCGTCATGGGCTTCGGGCCCATACCCAACATCTTCTGCTCCGAGATCTTCCCCACGAGGGTCCGCGGCCTTTGTATAGCCATTTGCTCCCTCACCTTCTGGTTCGGAGATATCGTCGTTACGTACACCCTTCCCGTAATGCTGAAGAGTGTAGGGCTCGCTGCGGTGTTCGGATTCTTTGGGGTCGTTTGTTGCGTCGCTTTGGCCTTTGTTATTATTTTCGTGCCTGAAACTAAGGGTTTTCCCTTGGAGGTCATTATTGAGTTTTTCAATGTTGGCGCCAAGATGCATTAA
- the LOC109703712 gene encoding uncharacterized protein LOC109703712: MAVKPHLVSSHPQHFNLWCEGAGRLCCNSVLDAEAKATWHALTKAVERQLDNIILETDSMLLANILTRKTEIPWKQRSIFTDCFSLLHLFCSFCISHIPREANQAADWLAHFGRYANCFTFWEDSHPLELQKLLLLDAPNCIVMHHVLA, translated from the exons ATGGCAGTGAAGCCCCATCTTGTGAGCTCTCATCCACAGCACTTCAACCTTTGGTGCGAGG GTGCTGGGAGACTTTGCTGTAATTCAGTTCTTGATGCCGAAGCCAAAGCCACTTGGCATGCTCTTACTAAGGCTGTTGAGCGGCAGTTGGACAATATAATTTTGGAGACCGACTCGATGCTCCTGGCGAACATCTTAACGAGGAAAACGGAGATCCCTTGGAAGCAAAGATCTATCTTTACTGACTGTTTCTCACTTTTGCACTTATTTTGTTCATTTTGTATTAGTCACATTCCTCGCGAAGCTAATCAGGCAGCTGATTGGCTTGCGCATTTTGGTAGATATGCTAATTGCTTTACCTTTTGGGAGGATAGTCATCCTCTAGAACTGCAAAAGCTTTTGTTACTAGATGCACCAAATTGTATTGTTATGCATCATGTGCTTGCTTaa
- the LOC109728920 gene encoding probable E3 ubiquitin-protein ligase ATL45 produces the protein MLSPRRLLHSSSDPFPAAPPPPPVAIDSDVVVILAALLCALICVIGLALVARCAWLRRALPSAASSAAPPPTKGLRKRALRSLPTVLFVSSSSAASASAGRVAAECPICLAEFAEGEEIRILPQCGHRFHVACVDTWLGVHSSCPSCRRLLVVPAPCRRCGAAPLAVDASAASPAAAAEEERGDCRFLP, from the coding sequence ATGCTCTCGCCGAGGAGGCTCCTCCACTCCTCATCCGACCCCTtcccggcggcgccgccgccgccgccggtggCCATCGACTCCGACGTGGTGGTCATCCTCGCGGCGCTGCTCTGCGCCCTGATCTGCGTCAtcggcctcgcgctcgtcgcgCGCTGCGCCTGGCTCCGCCGCGCCCTCCCCTCCGCCGcgtcgtcggcggcgccgccccccACCAAGGGCCTCAGGAAGAGGGCCCTGCGCTCCCTCCCCACCGTGCtcttcgtctcctcctcctccgccgcgtcggcgtcggcggggAGGGTGGCGGCGGAGTGCCCGATTTGCCTCGCGGAGTTCGCGGAGGGCGAGGAGATCCGCATCCTGCCGCAGTGCGGGCACAGGTTCCACGTCGCCTGCGTCGACACGTGGCTCGGCGTCCACTCCTCCTGCCCCtcctgccgccgcctcctcgtcGTCCCCGCCCCCTGCCGTAGGTGCGGCGCCGCCCCCCTCGCCGTcgacgcctccgccgcctcgccggcggcggcggcggaggaggagcgcgGGGATTGTAGGTTCTTGCCCTAA
- the LOC109703606 gene encoding glutamate receptor 3.1-like, whose translation MKLAFALVLALYLGLFSTALCRNISSRPSIVNIGAVFAFNSTIGRVMNVAIDAAVDDVNSDPSVLKGSKLVVTKSDTNCDGFLGTIEVLQFMETDIVAVVGPQCSTIAHIISYIANELHVPLLSFATDPTLSSIQFPFFVRSTQNDLFQMTAIAEMVDYYQWRQVIAIYVDDEYGRNGIAALGDELAERRCKISYKAVFSPVATPSDILDLLVSVALMESRIIVLHANPTFGKIVFSVANRLKMMGNGYVWIATDWLSSFLDTYSPLPSETMNNMQGVLTLRQHTADTKMKSALVSNWKMLTKKYSNAVFGLNAYGLYAYDAVWAVAKALDAFFDDGGVISFSNDTRLKEANGSNLHLEALSIFDGGNLLRDEIRKINFTGVTGQFQFDSDGFLIHPAYDIINIIGSGSRIIGYWSNYSGLSVVPPETLYSKPSNHSLANNQLHSVIWPGETTEKPRGWSFPYNAKELRIGVPNRVGFREFVSKDPTTNTVKGYCIDVFTSAVALLPYAVPYKFIPFGNGHQNPNYYELVNMVALNVFDAVVGDIAIVTNRTKLVDYTQPYIESGLVVLAPVKKRTSNAWAFLQPFKLGMWCITALSFFIVGAVIWILEHRINDDFRGPPKKQLVTIFWFSFSTLFFAHRENTVSTLGRAVLLIWLFVVLIIQSSYTASLTSILTVQQLSSPIKGIYSLIAGDEPIGFQVGSFAENYMVEELGISRSRLKPLGSPQEYANALELGPENGGVAAVVDERPYIELFLAKECRFSIIGSEFTKSGWGFVFPRDSPLAVDMSTAILRLSENGDLQRIHDKWLTNEVCRSETNEIDSERLHLSSFWGLFLICGVACFVALAIHFFIMLRRFIRHTPPDDSEPSVGGLSRSGRSIKKFFSFVDEREEEPKRRSTQRQAQRPTSNVVVDIES comes from the exons ATGAAATTGGCTTTTGCTTTAGTTTTGGCTCTCTATTTAGGCCTATTTTCTACTGCATTATGTAGAAATATTTCTTCTAGGCCTTCTATAGTGAACATTGGAGCTGTATTCGCATTCAACTCGACAATTGGGCGTGTCATGAACGTCGCCATCGATGCCGCCGTGGACGATGTGAACTCCGATCCCAGTGTTCTCAAAGGATCGAAGCTCGTCGTCACGAAGAGTGACACAAATTGTGATGGGTTCCTTGGCACCATTGAAG TTCTTCAGTTCATGGAGACTGATATTGTCGCGGTCGTGGGCCCGCAGTGTTCCACCATTGCTCATATCATTTCATACATTGCAAATGAGCTCCAtgtccctctcctctcctttgcGACCGATCCGACCCTTTCGTCCATTCAATTCCCCTTTTTCGTTCGAAGCACTCAAAATGATCTTTTCCAAATGACTGCGATAGCTGAGATGGTCGACTACTACCAGTGGAGGCAAGTAATCGCTATCTACGTCGACGACGAGTATGGCAGAAATGGTATAGCCGCATTAGGCGATGAACTCGCAGAGCGGCGCTGCAAAATCTCTTATAAAGCTGTATTTTCGCCCGTGGCCACTCCTAGTGACATTCTTGATTTATTAGTTAGTGTTGCATTGATGGAGTCGCGAATCATCGTTCTCCACGCGAATCCGACTTTCGGGAAGATAGTTTTCTCTGTGGCCAACCGTCTTAAGATGATGGGGAACGGGTATGTGTGGATTGCGACAGATTGGCTTTCTAGTTTTCTCGATACTTATTCGCCCCTCCCTTCTGAAACAATGAACAATATGCAAGGAGTTCTCACATTACGGCAACACACGGCCGATACAAAGATGAAGAGCGCCTTAGTTTCGAATTGGAAAATGCTAACCAAAAAGTACAGTAATGCGGTTTTCGGACTTAATGCTTACGGCTTATATGCTTACGATGCTGTATGGGCAGTTGCCAAGGCTCTAGATGCCTTTTTCGATGACGGTGGAGTGATCTCGTTTTCTAATGATACGAGGTTGAAGGAGGCAAATGGTAGCAATCTACATCTTGAAGCACTGAGCATATTTGATGGAGGGAATCTTCTTCGTGACGAGATTCGGAAGATAAATTTTACAGGAGTAACTGGGCAGTTTCAGTTTGATTCTGATGGCTTTCTCATACATCCTGCTTATGATATTATCAATATAATAGGTAGTGGGTCACGCATAATCGGTTATTGGTCCAACTATTCTGGGTTGTCGGTTGTGCCGCCCGAAACCCTCTATTCGAAACCATCAAATCATTCTTTGGCAAATAATCAGCTACACAGTGTGATTTGGCCAGGGGAAACAACCGAAAAGCCCCGAGGATGGTCTTTTCCTTACAACGCAAAGGAGTTGAGAATCGGCGTTCCAAATAGAGTTGGCTTCCGCGAGTTTGTCTCTAAAGATCCGACCACAAACACGGTGAAGGGTTACTGCATCGATGTGTTTACCTCTGCAGTTGCGTTGCTGCCGTATGCTGTTCCATACAAGTTCATACCTTTTGGGAATGgacaccaaaatccaaattacTATGAACTTGTCAATATGGTGGCATTAAAT GTATTTGATGCTGTTGTAGGCGACATTGCAATCGTTACAAACCGGACGAAACTCGTGGATTATACACAGCCATACATTGAATCAGGTCTTGTGGTATTGGCCCCAGTTAAGAAGCGTACCTCAAATGCGTGGGCTTTCCTGCAACCGTTTAAACTAGGGATGTGGTGCATCACGGCCCTGTCTTTCTTTATTGTGGGAGCAGTTATCTGGATTCTTGAGCATAGGATCAACGACGACTTCCGCGGGCCTCCGAAAAAACAACTAGTCACCATATTCTG GTTCAGcttctcaactctatttttcGCACATA GAGAGAACACCGTAAGCACGTTAGGGCGCGCAGTGCTGCTAATATGGCTCTTCGTGGTTCTGATCATTCAGTCTAGCTACACAGCTAGCTTGACATCGATCCTCACGGTGCAACAACTCTCTTCTCCTATAAAAGGAATCTACAGCTTGATAGCTGGCGACGAACCTATCGGGTTTCAAGTGGGTTCTTTTGCTGAAAATTATATGGTGGAGGAGCTCGGAATTTCGAGGTCGAGGCTCAAACCTCTTGGCTCCCCACAAGAGTACGCAAATGCCCTCGAATTGGGCCCAGAAAATGGAGGTGTCGCTGCTGTGGTGGACGAACGGCCTTATATTGAGCTATTTCTGGCAAAGGAATGCCGGTTTTCCATCATTGGTTCTGAATTCACCAAAAGTGGCTGGGGATTT GTGTTCCCAAGAGACTCGCCTCTAGCCGTGGACATGTCGACCGCCATCCTGAGACTCTCCGAGAACGGCGACCTCCAGAGGATCCACGACAAGTGGCTGACCAACGAGGTGTGCAGATCAGAGACCAACGAGATCGATTCGGAGCGTCTGCACCTCAGCAGCTTCTGGGGCCTGTTCCTCATCTGCGGGGTTGCATGCTTTGTCGCGCTCGCCATTCACTTCTTTATCATGCTGCGCCGGTTCATCCGCCACACGCCTCCTGACGATTCCGAGCCGTCTGTTGGAGGGCTCTCGAGATCCGGGCGGAGCATTAAGAAGTTCTTCTCATTTGTCGACGAGAGGGAAGAAGAACCAAAGAGAAGGTCGACGCAAAGGCAGGCACAGAGGCCGACGAGCAATGTCGTGGTTGATATTGAAAGTTAG